A part of Candidatus Chromulinivoraceae bacterium genomic DNA contains:
- a CDS encoding SprT family zinc-dependent metalloprotease has protein sequence MPTITDDEFGTITLRRSAKASHVRIRIAPDGRLRASLPLYAPIFLVKRLIKSSRPQLRAMLAEQSSDTTFEHGMQIGKSHTLIVRQTTSAKTTVSRHGQQIIASVPADRTIDDIEVSRAIRDTVIEALRIEAKSYLTKRLAYLAQHGGYDYEKVRFSHASGRWGSCSSNGTISLNIALMKLPFELIDYVLIHELSHTVHMNHSTEFWNVVETVDPHYKAHRRSLKKETPSI, from the coding sequence TTGCCTACAATTACAGATGATGAATTCGGAACGATTACACTTCGTCGGAGTGCCAAGGCCTCACACGTGCGTATTCGTATTGCACCTGACGGAAGATTGCGCGCTTCGCTACCACTCTATGCACCTATATTTTTAGTTAAGCGCCTTATCAAATCATCCAGGCCACAGCTTCGTGCCATGCTTGCTGAACAATCGAGCGATACAACCTTTGAACATGGCATGCAGATAGGTAAGAGTCATACGCTTATTGTACGACAGACGACATCTGCTAAAACCACAGTCTCTCGACACGGCCAGCAGATCATCGCCTCCGTACCGGCTGACCGGACGATTGATGACATCGAGGTGTCGCGCGCTATTCGCGATACCGTCATCGAGGCACTCCGCATCGAAGCAAAAAGCTACCTTACAAAGCGTCTCGCATATCTGGCTCAGCATGGTGGTTACGACTACGAAAAAGTTAGATTTTCACATGCTAGCGGTCGCTGGGGAAGTTGCAGCTCCAATGGCACCATAAGCCTCAACATTGCGCTCATGAAACTCCCGTTTGAGCTTATCGACTACGTGCTTATACATGAGCTAAGCCATACTGTGCACATGAATCACTCAACAGAATTCTGGAATGTGGTCGAAACAGTCGACCCTCACTACAAGGCGCATCGCCGAAGCCTCAAAAAAGAGACGCCATCTATTTAA
- a CDS encoding AAA family ATPase, which translates to MKSLSLTKPHMIIMVGVPGSGKSFFAEKFADTFRAPYVCREKIAIHFQKDTEAVDAIAYDQLDELLKTQQSIIVDGFADTRVARGELTRRAVAAGYCTLLVWVQTDPVTAKSRTLKLSKVGSSRSLTPAEYDHLVRRFSAPTAIEKPVVLSGKHTYATQAKVILKKLTEPRASISRHTAAPVRPDSEKPGRRSITIR; encoded by the coding sequence ATGAAATCGCTGAGCCTTACTAAACCGCACATGATTATTATGGTAGGCGTCCCGGGTAGTGGTAAGTCTTTTTTTGCTGAAAAATTCGCTGACACATTCCGTGCGCCATATGTATGTCGTGAAAAAATCGCAATACATTTTCAAAAAGATACTGAGGCCGTCGACGCAATCGCATATGACCAGCTCGATGAGCTTCTAAAAACTCAGCAATCTATTATAGTAGACGGTTTTGCCGATACACGCGTGGCACGTGGTGAACTCACTCGTAGGGCAGTGGCCGCCGGCTACTGTACTCTCTTAGTGTGGGTTCAGACCGACCCCGTAACAGCCAAAAGTCGTACGTTAAAACTTAGCAAAGTTGGTTCGAGTCGGTCACTCACGCCTGCGGAGTATGATCACTTGGTACGCCGCTTCTCTGCGCCAACCGCAATAGAAAAGCCAGTTGTTCTAAGTGGCAAGCACACCTACGCAACTCAGGCTAAAGTCATATTAAAAAAGCTCACCGAGCCCCGCGCATCCATTTCCCGCCATACTGCCGCACCTGTTCGCCCCGATTCAGAGAAGCCCGGCCGACGTAGTATAACGATTCGGTAG
- a CDS encoding PKD domain-containing protein: MKRFYASLAALTVAIAGFLLLNVVNGTSNAALPRDCDNNSIIFCGGITPSELASRYTANKTGDLATVYHSYGLSDHEMTHAGTSAKMGEIHRDGRVTVNGEVVATGATSIGREQLYANRTKVKIGSRYYYEGSPEYSYAKGVESIVAYVFFDQNGNFKAAVMTSCGNPVHAHPKPKPEYACNALTADKISRTERKFAASASAKNGAAVASYTYDFGDGTKQTSNAATVNHTYSKPGTYTAKLTANINVDGQTKAITGANCQTTFTIETPPPTPVYTCDSLTPNKISRTEYAFTGKATAEGGAQVVGYNFDFGDGSSQTVANPNNVAHTYTTNGDKTITMTVTFMVNGETKTVGDIEKCVAHITVVPENMVQVCNPATGQTITVNESDQGKYKPVGDIACQPTTPTPPELPHTGPADFIGGAVGLGSLIASIGYYVASRRGLLAQLLGR, translated from the coding sequence GTGAAGAGGTTTTATGCGTCATTGGCGGCGCTAACGGTAGCGATCGCAGGATTTCTACTGTTAAACGTAGTAAACGGCACGTCAAACGCGGCATTGCCACGTGACTGTGATAATAACTCAATTATTTTTTGTGGTGGTATTACGCCTAGTGAGCTCGCTTCACGCTACACTGCAAACAAAACGGGTGATCTAGCGACCGTTTACCACTCGTACGGTCTTAGTGACCACGAGATGACTCACGCTGGCACTAGCGCTAAAATGGGTGAAATCCACCGTGATGGAAGAGTTACGGTAAATGGCGAGGTTGTCGCTACTGGTGCAACGAGCATTGGCCGTGAGCAGCTCTATGCAAACCGCACTAAAGTAAAGATTGGTAGTAGGTACTACTACGAAGGTTCACCTGAATATAGCTATGCTAAGGGTGTTGAATCGATCGTTGCGTATGTATTCTTTGATCAGAACGGTAATTTCAAGGCTGCGGTTATGACCTCATGTGGCAACCCAGTCCATGCTCACCCTAAGCCAAAGCCAGAATATGCCTGTAATGCTTTGACAGCGGACAAGATCAGCCGTACAGAGCGTAAGTTTGCTGCCAGTGCAAGTGCCAAGAACGGTGCAGCAGTTGCAAGCTATACTTATGACTTTGGTGACGGTACTAAACAGACTTCAAATGCAGCTACGGTTAACCACACTTATAGCAAGCCAGGTACGTATACCGCTAAGCTAACGGCAAACATTAACGTCGACGGTCAAACAAAGGCTATAACGGGTGCAAATTGTCAGACTACCTTTACGATTGAGACTCCGCCCCCAACACCCGTTTATACTTGTGACAGTCTAACTCCAAATAAGATTAGTCGTACAGAGTATGCCTTTACCGGTAAAGCAACTGCAGAAGGCGGAGCACAGGTCGTAGGTTACAACTTTGACTTTGGTGATGGTAGCTCACAAACAGTTGCCAACCCAAATAATGTCGCACACACCTACACGACTAATGGTGACAAAACGATTACGATGACTGTAACCTTTATGGTAAACGGTGAGACTAAGACTGTTGGTGATATTGAGAAGTGTGTCGCGCACATCACTGTCGTTCCTGAAAACATGGTACAAGTATGTAACCCTGCAACAGGTCAAACCATTACGGTTAATGAAAGTGATCAGGGCAAGTACAAGCCCGTCGGTGACATAGCATGTCAGCCTACCACACCTACTCCTCCTGAACTTCCACACACTGGTCCTGCCGACTTTATCGGTGGCGCTGTAGGCCTAGGCTCACTTATCGCATCGATTGGCTACTATGTAGCCAGTCGTCGCGGACTCCTCGCCCAGTTGCTTGGACGCTAA